The genomic window GGAATGCAGAAACATCTCCTTTTCCGGAGCTGATCCTAAGTCATGGGATAGACGACTCCTGGCCTGAACTCCTGGGCGCACTCTTCCAGCTCAGTCAGGCCCCGGAGGCGGAGAAGCGAGAGAACGCATTTCGAGTGTTCAAGACGACGCCGGGAATAATCGAACGACAGCATGAGGAAACTGTTCTTCAAGCGTTCCAGAAGGGATTCAAAGATGATGCCGTCATGGTATGTTACAAACATGACTACGCATGCTGTGAAGGCAAAGTAGATATGACGAAGGAGCGAGAAGCGGAAAGCTAATGATTCGACTAGGTTCGTCTGGCAGCCATGGAGGCATTCGCATCCTTTTTCAGTACCATCTCCAAACAATCCCAGATGAAGTACTATGCCCTGATTCCTGACGTCCTCAACGTGCTTCCGCCCATCAAGGATTCGCAAGATTCAGAAGACCTGAGTAAAGCCCTGCTGGCTTTGATCGACCTAGCAGAAACGGCTCCTAAAATGTTCAAACAACTCTTCCAGAATTTAGTCCAATTCAGCATCTCAGTCATTCAAGACAAGGAACTGGACAGCATTTGCCGCCAAAACGCCCTCGAACTCATGGCAACCTTTGCCGATTATGCACCATCCATGTGTCGAAAAGATCCTTCTTACACCAATGATATGATCACACAGTGCCTGAGCTTGATGACCGATTTaggtgaagacgacgacgatgctgcGGAGTGGCTGGCTTCCGATGATGTAAGTCGGCTATTCGTACATGATCACTTTGTTTCGACTGCTCTGACCCTTATATTCTGCTTCAGCTTGACCAAGACGAAAGCGACCAAAACCACGTGGCGGGCGAACAGGCCATGGACCGCTTGGCAAATAAACTCGGGGGGCAGACCATCCTGGCCCCAACATTTAATTGGCTTCCCAGAATGATGAACTCGATGGCGTGGAGAGATCGTCACGCCGCCCTGATGGCCATCTCTGCGATATCGGAAGGATGTCGCGAACTTATGATTGGTGAATTGAGTCAGGTATTGGATTTGGTCATTCCAGCCTTGCAAGATCCTCACCCTCGGGTCCGTTGGGCGGGCTGCAATGCCTTGGGGCAAATGAGCACAGATTTCGCGCCCAAGATGCAAACAGACTTTTACGACCGAGTTTTGAAAGCTGTTGTACCAGTCTTGAACTCCCCGGAGGCCAGAGTCAAGTCCCATGCCGCCGCAGCTTTGGTCAACTTTTGCGAGGAGGCGGAAAAGTCGATCTTGGAACCTTATCTTGATGATTTGTTATCTCATCTCTTTCAGCTCCTTCAAAGCGACAAGCGCTATGTGCAGGAGCAGGCTTTGTCTACTATTGCTACCATCGCCGACGCTGCGCAGGCCGCGTTTTCTAAGTACTATGACACGCTGATGCCACTCCTGGTCAACGTACTTCAAAACCAGAGCGAGAAAGAGTATAGACTCCTTCGTGGCAAAGCCATGGAATGTGCGACCCTAATTGCTCTTGCCGTTGGCCGGGAACGACTCGGCCAAGACGCGATGACTCTCGTCAACTTGCTTGCCAACATCCAGACTAACATTACGGATGCGGACGACCCGCAAGCACAGTATCTTATGCATTGTTGGGGCCGGATGTGTCGCGTGCTCGGCCCAGACTTTGTACCCTTCTTGGACAATGTCATGCCGCCCCTACTGGAATTAGCTATGGCAAAGGCTGACATCCAGCTgcttgacgatgatgagcaAGCGGAACAAATGAACGGAGAGGACGGCTGGGAGTTTGTCCCTCTTAAGGGAAAGATGATTGGTATCCGAACGAGTACCATGGATGACAAACACATGGCAATTGAGTTACTAGTCGTTTATGCGCAGGTGCTCGAAGCAGCTTTCGCCCCCTTCGTCGCGAACATCATGGAAAAGATTGCACTCCCTGGTCTGgcattcttcttccatgACCCCGTCCGGTATATCTCAGCAAAACTGGTTCCACAGTTGCTAAGCTCATACAAGAAGGCATATGGATGCCCTTCCAATGAACTTGCGGGTCTCTGGGCGGCTACAGTTGGTAAACTTCTTGAGGTGCTGAGCGCTGAACCTTCTATCGAGACCTTAGCTGAGATGTACCAATGCTTCTATGAATCCGTAGAAGTAGTTGGGAAGGATTGCCTTACCCCTGTTCATATGAATGGATTCATAGATTCTGTTCATTCGACAATCGAGGACTACCAAACTAGAGTTACCCAGCGAGCTGAGGAAAAGGCAGGGGCAACGGCGGACGATGTTGAAGACGAAGCCGAAGAGATTGAAAGGGAGATTGAGGATGACCAAACTCTATTGTCGGACATGAACAAGGCCTTCCACTCTATTTTCAAGAATCATGGAGCGGCATTTCTTCCTGCCTGGGAAAGATTAATGTCCACCTACGAGAGCTTCCTGACGTCGACAGACCCAACGCAAAGGCAATGGGGTCTTTGCATCTTGGATGACGTCCTCGAATACTGTGGACCTGAAAGCAACCGGTATGCCAATTACATCACACAACCTCTGATTGACGGCTGCCGAGATCCATCTGCAGCTATCCGGCAGGCTGCCGCGTATGGAATTGGCGTCGCAGCACGTCACGGAGGAGCGCCATGGACGCAGTTCCTGGGCGGCTCAATACCTTATCTCTTCCAGGTTACTCAGGTTCCGGAAGCCCGAAACGACGAAAATGTATACGCTACGGAGAATGCATGTGCCGCCATAGCCAAAATCCTTCATTACAATGCCGGCAGCGTGGGGGATGTCCAAGCTGTCGTTTCGCAATGGGTTGAAACCCTCCCCGTCACCAATGATGAGGAGGCAGCCCCGTATGCTTACGCATACCTCGCCGAATTGATTGACCAGTAAGCAAACTTGAAATGACAGGAACTCATTGCAGTGTACTGACCATATCACCTGTGTAGGCGTAATCCTGTAGTTCTGAACCAAGCAGGCAAGATATTCGTTTTTGTGGCACAAGCTCTGGAAGCAGAGGCGCTACAAGGACAGACGGCTAGTCGAGTTGCCTCTGCGACAAAGGCACTGCTTACAGCGACAAGTGTCGATCCAATGCCCCTTTTAAGTCAATTCTCCCCCGAGGCACAACAAACAATAATGGGCTATTTCAACTGAGACTTGGAGGCAAAAGTGATCGAATGATGTAGCAGAAGATGGACAAGACAGAGTCTCTAACGCGACGGCATGCGTAGAATATTTCAAATGACGTTGGGGAAGCAAACTAATTTGATTCCCTTCATATTGCATAATGCACCAGAGACACAATGCTTGAAACAAATGCAAGAGAATGAGAAGTTGAATGGGAACGGCTGGTCGGAGCGGACTAGATTGAGTGGATGATGACATTTTACTTCGCTCGAGGACTATAGACTACGAATGGCATCATTGTTTGCCTTGAAGCAACTTACGCAAGCAAAGcgaagcaaagcaaagcaaagatTCCAGATACAGAATTAAGAGCAAATGAGTTTTATATGTATTCTCTCATTTTTTCTATTTCAAACTATGCGTTCAGTGATCAGATCTCCAGACTTTGTcttttactagtagtacGCTGCCTCTGTGGAGATGCAGAACGGGGCAAATGATGTTGTACGCTGTACAAACTGTTCAAACAGGGCTCTCCTTGAGAAGCGAACATATCCCCCAACTGAAGAAACCCGCAAAGGTTATTGTGCCTCGCTGTTAATAGCTAGTAGGAAGATCTGGTTCTAAAGACGACCAGAAAAGTGCTGGGAGTGAGACCAAAAAGTGCCGGGCACGTGCCTCAAGTGTGTGTCCAATGTGATGACTTGATTGCACCAGATGTGTTGATTGGGCGCCCAAATGTGTAGCCGTTGAGTAAGGGTACATACAAAGGCTCTCGAATAGGTCCAATGCCAGTAGTGACGCGGCCGAGGCTTTCATGCGCAGCGTGACCAACTTATCTATTATGTACGtagtaagtacctaggtattaGGTGGTAAATAATATTGGTTAAGTACCTAGATGCAGAAGCAAATGGAGAGACCAGGCAAGAGGCGAGAGGCAAAAGGTCATATCCACAACCAGAATTTGACAACCCAACAAGCTTGTTGACACTGGctgacatgcatgtgcaaTGGCTTTAACATGACGCGGAAGGTACCGGTTCGTAGCCAAGTTGATGATTTTATACACGGTGGGACGCGGGCTCACTAGTGACATACAATCATACTTAAGTGAAGTATGTTGCATGTTGCTGGAGAGTGTAGATAGAGAGACGTGGGCGGGATTGTAGCGCCAATGCACCTAATTGAGTGTTCATTGAGCCGACGGGTGAAGAGACATTGACTGATTGAAGGCCCACACCTGCTGCACCCACGACTTGGGAGCGCCTCCAGCTCACCCCCTCATCCGTCTACTTCCTCAGCCAAGTGATCGAAAAGTTTCTAGCTCTAACACTTGCAATCACACCCCCGCCACACACAAGATTCCATCAACACGTAACGTCCGACTCGACATTGTATACCCGTTACCAGAATCCTTGACTGTCGCCGCTACTGTATTCCTATCCAATCCACCCGGCTGTGCTCAGGAACGTACAGAGAACCCTTTGCCAAGGAAAGCCATCATTTCTGTCATCAAGTACTGGGGCTATACGGAAGAGAAGCTATCGTGGGGAAGTTGAATTTGTCGGGGATCTCGATTTTATTCAAGTTCGTCTTCCTATCGAGACCGTGAAGATATTCGGCCCACCTTGGGGGGTAAGCTGCATATCTTGACTGCTGTACCCGTCCCGTTGAAAGGGCGACGGAGCCGTCTTCCTAGATGCTGTTACCATGGACGACTACTACAAAACTAATGCGCTGCCTCCCCAGGAGGGGCAGCGTCAAATGCCACAACAACACGAggggcagcaacagcagcagcaacagccatcCGGCAATGTCATCGACATGATCAATCGTTCATCGGTATCAGGCTCGCAAATGTCTCTGCAACCCCCACCGTCCGCGATGCCACAACTTATACAGAACCAGCCGATGATATCAGGGGACTCTCTGGATGATATCATAAGGAATAATCATACTGAGATGCACCGCCGAAAGAGCATGCCCCATGCTTACGGAAGTCCCCTCATGCAAGATGAAAACCCTCGGCGAATGTCTTCTATCGCGGCCTCTGAGGATGTCATGGCCTTTGACCCAAGTCAGCATGACTTGGGAAACTTCCAGTTTTCACAGCCCGTTGGCTCATCATTTCATGGCATCAATCCAAGTTTAGAAATGACAGATCAGATGGGAGGTTTTGTTACCGATGCTACTGACTACTCTGGAATTTCCGCCGACCTGATCGGTCCCATGAATCCACCTCCCTTCGGCAACGTCGAATTGAGCCAGATGCCGAACGAACCTTCACTATCACTCTTCCCACCATCACCTGTTCCTGGAGCAGGGTCTGGGGCGAGGCCCATGAATAGTGGGTTTGTTTCTGGACAGATGCCCAACTTGAGTGCGACATTCGGGACGGAACCGGCGCCGAGTAGCTCGACTCTGACAGCAACTTCGAATACGCTACCCGGCTCTATAGACGACCATCCCGATGGCATGATGCATATCTCGACCTCGCAGTTGAATGCCGTGAATCCACCGGCGAGTCGGGTGCCTGAAACAATGGTTGCAAACCCCGTGTCGAGCAACTTGGGGCAACCGTTACCGCATTCGCTGTCAAGGCACATATCTTCCGAGTCAGGGATCACTCAGCCAAGTTCTACATCTGGGCCCACTACCCCAGCCACGACATCAACTCCTCGAGAAAGCAAGGAGAAAACAATATACTCCAAGAGTGGGTTCGATATGCTGAAAGCACTGTGGCTGGTGGCTACAAGGAAAGACCCGAAGATTCATCTCGGGGCTGTTGACATGTCATGTGCATTTGTCGTCTGTGACGTCACAATGAACGACTGCCCAATCATTTATGTGTCAGATAATTTCCAGAATCTTACGGGATACAGTCGCCATGAGATTGTAGGTCAGAATTGTCGCTTTCTTCAAGCGCCAGACGGCAAGGTTGAGGCTGGGTCCAAACGTGAATTCGTGGATGATGGTGCCGTTTATAATTTGAAGAACATGATTCGTGAGGGCCGTGAGGTTCAACAAAGCTTGATTAACTATCGAAAAGGCG from Metarhizium brunneum chromosome 2, complete sequence includes these protein-coding regions:
- the sal3 gene encoding Importin subunit beta-3, with the protein product MSLLSAEVHAELTQLLQALQSADNATRSQAEEHLQNNWTSSRPEVLLMGLAEQIQGAGDNAARSFAAVIFRRIASKTRKVESGNNVDVFYSLAKDQAAVIRQKLLETLGAEPDRIVRNKISDAVAEVARQYTDNNDSWPELLGALFQLSQAPEAEKRENAFRVFKTTPGIIERQHEETVLQAFQKGFKDDAVMVRLAAMEAFASFFSTISKQSQMKYYALIPDVLNVLPPIKDSQDSEDLSKALLALIDLAETAPKMFKQLFQNLVQFSISVIQDKELDSICRQNALELMATFADYAPSMCRKDPSYTNDMITQCLSLMTDLGEDDDDAAEWLASDDLDQDESDQNHVAGEQAMDRLANKLGGQTILAPTFNWLPRMMNSMAWRDRHAALMAISAISEGCRELMIGELSQVLDLVIPALQDPHPRVRWAGCNALGQMSTDFAPKMQTDFYDRVLKAVVPVLNSPEARVKSHAAAALVNFCEEAEKSILEPYLDDLLSHLFQLLQSDKRYVQEQALSTIATIADAAQAAFSKYYDTLMPLLVNVLQNQSEKEYRLLRGKAMECATLIALAVGRERLGQDAMTLVNLLANIQTNITDADDPQAQYLMHCWGRMCRVLGPDFVPFLDNVMPPLLELAMAKADIQLLDDDEQAEQMNGEDGWEFVPLKGKMIGIRTSTMDDKHMAIELLVVYAQVLEAAFAPFVANIMEKIALPGLAFFFHDPVRYISAKLVPQLLSSYKKAYGCPSNELAGLWAATVGKLLEVLSAEPSIETLAEMYQCFYESVEVVGKDCLTPVHMNGFIDSVHSTIEDYQTRVTQRAEEKAGATADDVEDEAEEIEREIEDDQTLLSDMNKAFHSIFKNHGAAFLPAWERLMSTYESFLTSTDPTQRQWGLCILDDVLEYCGPESNRYANYITQPLIDGCRDPSAAIRQAAAYGIGVAARHGGAPWTQFLGGSIPYLFQVTQVPEARNDENVYATENACAAIAKILHYNAGSVGDVQAVVSQWVETLPVTNDEEAAPYAYAYLAELIDQRNPVVLNQAGKIFVFVAQALEAEALQGQTASRVASATKALLTATSVDPMPLLSQFSPEAQQTIMGYFN